ACTAGCAAAAACAATCCGCTATGCAAGCAATACAAACGAAAGGACTGGACATTGATCTTATAATGAGCAATGCAAAAAAAGCTGCTACTGAATTCAGGGAATATGGTCAACTCAGAACAGATGCTGTTGTAAAAGCGGTTTATCAAGCGGTATTTGACAAGCGAGTACATTTGGCAAAAATGGCTCATGAGGAGACTGGAATAGGGAAATGGAAAGACAAGGTGCAAAAAAACATCATTGCATCTCGCTTTGTGTATGAAGATATCAAAGATCAAAAAACCTGTTGTGTGATCAGTGAATCTATTTTTATGACTGAGATTGCACAACCCATTGGACCTATATTTTGTATTACACCAATTACCAATCCTACTTCAACTGCCATTTTTAAAATATTGATAGCCCTTAAAACAAGGAATCCTATAATTATACGTCCACACGGTGCTGCCCGAAAATGTACTATTGAAACTGCCCAGATTTGTTATGACGCTGCAATAGCAGCTGGAGCGCCAGAGAACTGCATTCAATGGGTGAAAAGATCAACACCGGAAGAAACCATGCGAATGATGTCGCATAAGCGTGTGGCTCTTAATTTGGCCACAGGATCAGTGAGTTTGGTGAGAGCAGCTTATAAATCAGGAAATCCAACTATTGGAGTTGGACCCGGTAATGTTCCGGTTTATATAGGGAAATCTTCTGATGTAAAATTTGCTGTGGATCAGATCATTTTATCGAAAACATTTGATAACGGAACCATTTGTGCCAGCGAACAAGCTGTTATTGTAAGTACAAATAATTCAAAAAAGGTTATTGCTGAATTTAAAAGACGCAATGCCTATTTTCTGAATAAAGAAGAAATAAAAAAGGTTGCCAAAATTGCTTTTAACAAAGAGCAAAAAACGATGGCTGCAACTGTTATTGGTCAGTCTGCCCACTATATTGCCAAATTAGCTGGAATTGATGTTCCAGAAGATACCAGCTTACTGATGGCGCCAATGGAAAAGCATGAAGTTGGATTGGATCATCCTTTATCTTTAGAGATATTGGCACCTATATTGGCGTTTTATGAAGTAGATAGCTTCAAGGATGGAATTGAAATGTGCAAAAAAATTAATGTTTTGGGAGGTTTGGGACATACGGTGAGTATTTTTTCAAAATATGAAGAGAAAATTAAGGAGTTTGCCACAGTCATGAATGCAGGGCGAATATTGGTTAATCAACCTTCATCTCAGGGTGCATTAGGAGGAACATACAATACTTTACAACCTTCTCTAACATTAGCTTGTGGAAGTGGAGGAAAGAATATTACCACCGATAACATCAGTGTACAACATCTTATGAATATTCAAAGAGTTGCCCGCAGAAAGGTAAATGATTGCCTTGAATGTACTCATCTGCAACATTGTGATGAGATAATTACGGCTAGTTCGATTGAAAAAATATGTACGAAGAAGTTTTAGAGTAACTAACCAATTGGACGTCATTCTCTTGAAAAAGGGAATCTCCTATCAGTTAATTCGAGATTCCCGCTTTCTTGCTTTCGCGTAGCTTCAGCAAAGCAAAGCGCGAGAATGACACCATTAGGGACTTTTGAGACAACTTAGAAGCAGTTTTATTCAACTTTAAACTCAATTGCCGCTGAGTTAATACAATATCTTAATCCAGTAGGAGCAGGACCATCGTTGAATATATGACCTAAGTGGGCATCACAAACAGCACAACGTACTTCAGTTCGAATCATACCATGACTTTTGTCGATAATCTCAACAATATTATTGGATTTGCTTTTATCGTAAAAACTGGGCCAGCCACAACTGCTATGAAACTTTGTATCTGATTCAAACAATTCGTTATCACAACATACACAATAGTAATGTCCTTTTTCAAAATGGTCAGTGTATTCGCCTGTTCCAGCTCTTTCTGTGCCAGATTTTCGAGTAACCTGAAACTGAAGTGGAGTTAGCTGTTGCTGCCATTCATATTCACTTTTCACTACTTTCATACTATCTGGTATTTGAGTTTTTATGTTTGTTGATTGATTCGTATTCCCCTGACTACAAGCATGAAGAAAAAACAAACTAATCATTACAAGTACATATGTTGTTTTCATAATATATTCTTGTCTTGCAGATATTGTTCCAGAAGAAAGAAATTGAATAGAATTCAAAATCTCAACAATTTTTGTAAATATAAACTTCAAAAAATCCACATTCAACAATCTGGATGAAGCTTTGAATAAATATGAACTATGACAGCATCAGAATTGAAACTCAAAATATTTCGCCAAATTGATTCATTGGAAAAGAATCGTTTAGAAGAATTATATGGCATTTTGGTGAATTTCCTGAATTCGGATAAAGAGATTAATGATTGGAAATTGTTGTCTTCAGAGCAAAGGCAAGGGATATTGGATGCGATTGATGATGTTGATGCTGCAAAAGGGATAGGTCATGAAGATGTAATGGATAAATTTAGAAAGAAGTATTTAATAAATTTCGACATATTTTGTCCATTTAAGTTGCAAACTTAAACGAGAAGGGTATTAATGGAAAAATGATCTATTCAAATGCTTATTCAAACATAAACAGCATAAACTATAAACTAGAAGGTGAAAGTGGATTATACTTTTTGGAGCTTACAAATAAAGAAGGTAAACTCGCAAGATTTAAAGTGATCAAGGAATAATTCAGAAAAAGGCTGTCTAGGAAGTCATAAATTCTATCTCTGGTGTCATTCCCATGAAAATGGAAATCTCTTTATCGATAACTTTGAGATTCCCGCTTTCGCGAGAATGACGGTCTGAAGGCTTTAAAATAACCTCTTTTTCATAATTGGGTTTGATTATGCAGATATTATTCCATTAAAAAAGGTACTGTTTAA
The sequence above is drawn from the Bacteroidota bacterium genome and encodes:
- a CDS encoding aldehyde dehydrogenase family protein, whose protein sequence is MQAIQTKGLDIDLIMSNAKKAATEFREYGQLRTDAVVKAVYQAVFDKRVHLAKMAHEETGIGKWKDKVQKNIIASRFVYEDIKDQKTCCVISESIFMTEIAQPIGPIFCITPITNPTSTAIFKILIALKTRNPIIIRPHGAARKCTIETAQICYDAAIAAGAPENCIQWVKRSTPEETMRMMSHKRVALNLATGSVSLVRAAYKSGNPTIGVGPGNVPVYIGKSSDVKFAVDQIILSKTFDNGTICASEQAVIVSTNNSKKVIAEFKRRNAYFLNKEEIKKVAKIAFNKEQKTMAATVIGQSAHYIAKLAGIDVPEDTSLLMAPMEKHEVGLDHPLSLEILAPILAFYEVDSFKDGIEMCKKINVLGGLGHTVSIFSKYEEKIKEFATVMNAGRILVNQPSSQGALGGTYNTLQPSLTLACGSGGKNITTDNISVQHLMNIQRVARRKVNDCLECTHLQHCDEIITASSIEKICTKKF
- the msrB gene encoding peptide-methionine (R)-S-oxide reductase MsrB, encoding MKTTYVLVMISLFFLHACSQGNTNQSTNIKTQIPDSMKVVKSEYEWQQQLTPLQFQVTRKSGTERAGTGEYTDHFEKGHYYCVCCDNELFESDTKFHSSCGWPSFYDKSKSNNIVEIIDKSHGMIRTEVRCAVCDAHLGHIFNDGPAPTGLRYCINSAAIEFKVE